The Molothrus ater isolate BHLD 08-10-18 breed brown headed cowbird chromosome 1, BPBGC_Mater_1.1, whole genome shotgun sequence genome includes a window with the following:
- the LOC118695528 gene encoding ly6/PLAUR domain-containing protein 2-like, whose product MKKLLVGFLLGLAFVELAQSLRCYVCKEPTDISKCRTPIMCPPKATVCTTTLHSVDLGYPFFGNITVTRDCEEECLSYDGIGAQKPKSCCYTDLCTDDTKSSSGVRSSPVALGLVALVAGTVLQCSL is encoded by the exons ATGAAGAAACTCCTGGTGGGATTCCTGCTGGGCCTGGCATTCGTGGAGTTGG cccagtcCCTGCGATGTTACGTGTGCAAGGAGCCCACAGACATCTCCAAGTGCAGGACACCCATCATGTGTCCCCCAAAAGCCACCGTGTGCACCACGACTCTGCACTCCGTGGACCTAG GTTATCCCTTTTTTGGCAACATCACCGTGACCAGGGACTGTGAGGAGGAATGCCTCTCCTACGATGGGATAGGGGCCCAAAAGCCAAAATCCTGCTGCTACACCGACCTGTGCACGGATGACACCAAGAGCAGCAGCggggtgaggagcagccctgtAGCGCTGGgtctggtggccctggtggctGGCACGGTCCTCCAGTGCTCCCTGTGA